One Staphylococcus simiae genomic region harbors:
- a CDS encoding adenylosuccinate synthase codes for MSSIVVVGTQWGDEGKGKITDFLAEQADVIARFSGGNNAGHTIQFGGETYKLHLVPSGIFYKDKLAVIGNGVVVDPVALLKELDGLNERGISTSNLRISNRAQVILPYHLAQDEYEERLRGDNKIGTTKKGIGPAYVDKAQRIGIRMADLLEKDTFERLLKANIEYKEAYFKGMFNETCPSFDDIFEEYYAAGQRLKEFVVDTPKILDDAFMADEKVLFEGAQGVMLDIDHGTYPFVTSSNPIAGNVTVGGGVGPTFVSRVIGVCKAYTSRVGDGPFPTELFDEDGHHIREVGREYGTTTGRPRRVGWFDSVVLRHARRVSGITDLSINSIDVLTGLDTVKICTAYELDGQEITEYPANLDQLKRCKPIFEELPGWTEDVTQVRTLEELPDNARRYLERISELCNVQISIFSVGPDREQTNLLTELW; via the coding sequence ATGTCATCAATCGTAGTAGTTGGGACACAATGGGGAGACGAAGGAAAAGGCAAAATTACAGATTTCTTAGCAGAGCAAGCAGATGTTATTGCACGCTTTTCAGGTGGTAATAATGCAGGACATACCATTCAATTTGGTGGAGAAACTTATAAATTACATTTAGTACCATCTGGTATCTTTTATAAAGATAAATTAGCAGTCATCGGTAATGGTGTCGTTGTTGATCCAGTTGCACTATTAAAAGAATTAGACGGTTTAAATGAACGTGGCATTTCAACAAGTAATTTACGTATTTCAAATCGTGCACAAGTAATCTTACCATATCATTTAGCTCAAGATGAATATGAAGAGCGTTTACGTGGCGACAATAAAATTGGTACAACGAAAAAAGGTATCGGCCCAGCATACGTAGATAAAGCACAACGTATAGGTATTCGTATGGCTGATTTACTTGAAAAAGACACATTTGAAAGACTTTTAAAAGCAAATATTGAATATAAAGAAGCTTACTTTAAAGGTATGTTCAATGAAACATGCCCATCATTTGATGATATTTTTGAAGAATATTATGCAGCGGGTCAACGTTTAAAAGAGTTTGTTGTAGATACACCAAAAATATTAGACGATGCATTTATGGCAGATGAAAAAGTATTATTCGAAGGTGCCCAAGGTGTCATGTTAGACATCGATCATGGTACATATCCTTTCGTTACATCAAGTAATCCAATTGCTGGTAACGTTACTGTTGGTGGCGGTGTAGGTCCAACATTTGTATCAAGAGTGATTGGTGTATGTAAAGCTTATACTTCACGTGTTGGAGATGGCCCATTCCCAACAGAATTATTTGATGAAGATGGACATCACATTAGAGAAGTTGGGCGTGAATATGGAACAACAACAGGACGTCCTCGTCGTGTAGGTTGGTTCGATTCAGTGGTCTTACGACATGCGCGTCGTGTAAGTGGTATTACAGATTTATCTATTAACTCAATCGACGTGTTAACAGGATTAGATACTGTTAAAATTTGTACAGCTTACGAGTTAGATGGACAAGAAATTACAGAATATCCAGCTAACTTAGATCAATTAAAACGTTGTAAGCCAATCTTTGAAGAATTACCAGGTTGGACAGAAGATGTCACACAAGTACGTACATTAGAAGAATTACCAGACAATGCACGTAGATACTTAGAACGTATTTCAGAATTATGTAATGTACAAATTTCAATCTTCTCAGTCGGCCCAGACAGAGAACAAACAAACTTACTAACAGAATTATGGTAA